The following are encoded in a window of Mycolicibacterium tusciae JS617 genomic DNA:
- a CDS encoding SGNH/GDSL hydrolase family protein: MPWYSRYVAIGDSQTEGLWDGDDSVGLVGFADRFATMVDAHHPGVTYANLAVRGRRIKDLLDEQLPAALALQPDLISVCIGMNDVTRPGPYFAGALAELSDLYTQLASSGATVVTTTFPDIAKILPIGRVLASRVEQINDEIRRGAVQHGFRLVDLYDAPSMTQPDTWSADRVHGSAKGHQLFAAAAAEALGLPGSNHDWALVDGPVRRPSLRSQAYSQALWTQNMLMPWLWYHVRGRSAGDGRGPKRPRLESVAG, from the coding sequence GTGCCTTGGTACTCCCGATATGTGGCGATCGGCGACAGCCAAACGGAGGGGCTGTGGGACGGCGACGACTCAGTTGGTCTCGTCGGCTTCGCCGATCGCTTCGCCACGATGGTCGACGCCCACCACCCCGGCGTGACGTACGCCAATCTGGCTGTGCGCGGCCGTCGGATCAAAGACCTGCTCGACGAGCAGCTGCCCGCGGCGCTGGCGCTGCAGCCGGACCTGATCTCTGTCTGCATCGGGATGAACGATGTGACCCGCCCCGGTCCGTATTTCGCCGGCGCCCTTGCCGAATTGTCCGACCTGTACACCCAATTGGCGTCCTCCGGCGCGACCGTGGTGACGACCACGTTCCCGGACATCGCGAAGATCCTCCCGATCGGCCGGGTGCTCGCATCGCGCGTTGAACAGATCAATGACGAAATCAGAAGAGGCGCAGTGCAACACGGGTTTCGGCTCGTCGACCTCTACGACGCACCGTCGATGACGCAGCCGGACACCTGGAGCGCGGACCGGGTGCACGGATCGGCGAAGGGACACCAGCTGTTCGCAGCCGCGGCCGCTGAGGCGCTCGGGCTGCCCGGCAGTAACCACGACTGGGCGTTGGTCGACGGTCCCGTGCGGCGGCCGTCGCTGCGGTCGCAGGCGTATTCGCAGGCGTTATGGACACAGAACATGCTGATGCCGTGGCTCTGGTATCACGTGCGGGGCAGGTCTGCGGGTGACGGCCGCGGGCCCAAACGGCCGCGACTTGAAAGTGTGGCCGGCTAG
- a CDS encoding ankyrin repeat domain-containing protein, producing MTNIARYQEGPVEVVVSRDGDDLTFSSAYEDYGRTITEEYRIGADEFLLKGPGPWPWFDLGIKRAGMLRVLDALGAGRPAWTEPLEPTVLDLFERAHLGDTGVIELLAMGADPDPVDGCGATPLWYALRSPAAGISVALIDDEADASRRIELSARGDKFTTILHEIVRRGRTVALNHALAHGVDPGLVDSEGATALHVIGSSADNVNPEMVRALARAGASVNAPLPSGTQPIELAARMILPATVAAMVDLGADAGRGLDSLMAWWAAGAAFNGYRAAAVVEVVDVLRAGGAGVSARHRELAANAGASEVEVALRR from the coding sequence GTGACCAACATCGCGCGCTATCAAGAGGGACCCGTCGAGGTCGTTGTATCGCGCGACGGTGACGATCTGACTTTCTCCTCGGCGTATGAGGATTACGGCAGAACCATCACCGAGGAATACCGCATTGGAGCCGACGAATTTCTCCTTAAGGGTCCGGGGCCCTGGCCGTGGTTTGACCTCGGGATCAAGCGTGCGGGAATGCTACGGGTGCTGGACGCGCTCGGGGCGGGCCGTCCGGCCTGGACCGAACCGTTGGAGCCGACCGTGCTCGATCTGTTCGAGCGCGCGCATCTTGGCGATACCGGGGTCATCGAACTGCTGGCCATGGGCGCAGATCCGGACCCCGTCGACGGGTGCGGCGCAACGCCTCTGTGGTACGCCTTGCGCTCGCCCGCCGCAGGCATCTCCGTCGCCTTGATCGACGACGAGGCCGACGCATCCCGACGCATCGAATTGTCGGCGCGCGGTGACAAATTCACGACGATCCTGCATGAGATCGTGCGGCGGGGACGCACCGTCGCACTCAACCACGCGCTGGCCCACGGCGTCGATCCCGGCCTCGTCGATTCCGAGGGCGCCACCGCGCTGCATGTGATTGGCAGTTCGGCCGACAACGTCAACCCTGAGATGGTGCGCGCACTGGCGCGTGCGGGCGCCTCCGTTAACGCACCCCTGCCGAGCGGCACCCAACCGATCGAACTCGCGGCACGGATGATCCTTCCGGCGACAGTCGCCGCGATGGTCGACCTCGGTGCCGACGCCGGTCGCGGCCTGGACTCGCTGATGGCCTGGTGGGCCGCGGGTGCGGCGTTCAACGGGTATCGCGCCGCTGCGGTGGTCGAGGTAGTCGATGTCCTGCGCGCCGGCGGCGCCGGTGTGTCGGCGCGCCACCGTGAACTTGCGGCGAACGCCGGAGCCTCGGAGGTCGAGGTGGCGCTGCGCCGCTAG